In Sebastes fasciatus isolate fSebFas1 chromosome 15, fSebFas1.pri, whole genome shotgun sequence, a genomic segment contains:
- the LOC141783812 gene encoding phospholipid phosphatase 2-like, protein MTEQSKKLILIVVDILCVFVAALPSAILTLMYSPYQRGIYCDDKSISYPYRRDTISHGSMAAVTLTCSIVIITTGEAYLVHTKRLHSNSQFNQYLSALYKVVGTFLFGGAVSSSLTDLAKFTIGRPRPNFLDVCKPVSCNGYILEINCTGYGRNVTESRLSFYSGHSSFGMYCMLFLSLYVQARMQGKWTRLVRPTIQFFLVAFSLYVGYTRVSDYKHHWSDVLVGLLQGALIAVLTVRYVSDFFKQRPPRCTHTAEVEHLERKPSPQPDSQRGNHYNYTGPV, encoded by the exons cGGCCCTGCCCTCAGCCATCCTGACGCTGATGTATAGTCCGTACCAAAGAGGAATCTACTGCGATGATAAGAGTATCAGCTATCCCTACAGGAGAGACACCATCTCCCATGGATCCATGGCTGCCGTCACCCTCACCTGCTCCATCGTCATT ATCACCACAGGAGAGGCCTACCTTGTGCACACAAAGCGTCTGCACTCCAACTCCCAGTTCAACCAGTACCTGTCAGCTCTTTACAAGGTTGTGGGCACCTTCCTTTTTGGAGGAGCCGTCAGCTCATCACTGACCGACCTGGCCAAGTTCACTATAGGTCGTCCTCGTCCAAACTTCTTGGACGTGTGTAAACCGGTCAGCTGTAACGGATACATACTGGAGATCAACTGCACCGGCTACGGTCGCAATGTGACTGAATCCAG GTTGTCGTTCTACTCTGGCCACTCGTCCTTCGGGATGTACTGCATGCTCTTTCTGTCG CTCTACGTACAGGCCCGAATGCAGGGGAAGTGGACGCGACTGGTTCGACCGACCATCCAGTTCTTCCTGGTGGCGTTTTCTCTGTATGTTGGATACACGCGTGTGTCGGACTACAAACATCACTGGAGTGACGTACTGGTGGGGTTGCTGCAGGGAGCGCTCATCGCTGTGCTCACT GTCCGATACGTGTCCGACTTCTTCAAGCAGCGCCCCCctcgctgcacacacacagcagaggtCGAACACCTCGAACGCAAACCGAGCCCGCAGCCTGACTCGCAGCGAGGAAACCACTACAACTACACTGGACCTGTATGA